A stretch of DNA from Leopardus geoffroyi isolate Oge1 chromosome B3, O.geoffroyi_Oge1_pat1.0, whole genome shotgun sequence:
GCAGATCACCGTCTACCCAAAAAAAGGTACCCTCTGCCCATTTTACGTAGCCTAATCTACAGCAAAGAGCCAAGGCGGCACCCCAGGGCACACCCACACCCCAAGAAAAGGACAGTATCTGCTGATGCCACACCACTGTAGAATGCTCTCaggccatcccccccccccccccggcagctCTCAAAAACTGGCATTTCTCCGGCAGTGTGGAATTTTCGGGGTGGGGGCCCCCACCACTAAAACGTTTCCTTGTATAATGTAAAGGTTGCAGAAAAGGCCTCTGTTACTCAGGACATCATCAGTGCTACATCTCCATTCCAACTCTGAAGCAAAGTGCTACGACTTTAAAGATTGTTATCCGCTGtacatccacccccccccaaaaaaaaccaaaaaaccaacaaaaaacaaaaacaaaaaacaaaaaacaaaaaaaaaatgcatgccaCTTTTTATTTCAGGAccaaagaaggaattaaaaaaagtaaactttaaaagtcatttaagTGTTGGCTTCTTCACAAGAAATTACACATGCTTAGCTTAAATTTCAAAAAAGcagcgccctcccccccccaaattataatttaaaagataagcTTCCCTTCTACACTGCTCGGGAGTCATTGCTCAGGCTACTActgggtttaaaaaaacaaacgaacaaacaaacaaaaaaaaaaaacaataaaaaaaaaacaacaacgaagGGATGGATACCCAACAAAATCtcttaaaagaatttaaacacaaaggataataataaaaagtaccTGCACATgccaaaaaaattacaaaacccaataaatacagaaattattGCACAGTTAAAAGGCTCCACAATTTTTACTGCCTCCATCAACCCTCGGGTTTCCGTAGGACTTCGTAGACACAGGTTAGGTTGGAGCGCCGCCTCCCCCGGGGCCCCCGGGGacgcgcgggggtggggggtgggggcccggggcggggggaggggggcgggggggggtgccgAAGTGGCGCAGACGCGGAGGCAAGTGTCAAGGTCAGCATTCTCGCGGTTGGCAACGGTTCCACTGTACAGGTGCGGGGCGCCGGGGCCCCGCGCGCTTAGCTCCTCTCGGCCTGCTCGATTTTGACGTCGTTAGTCAGCAAGTGCTCCCCGTgccactttttcatgtgtttctccAGGGTGCTGTAGACGCTGAAGGGCATCTGGCAGATGTCGCAGCGGTACACCTCCTTGCCGATCTGCCCGTGCGTCTTCATGTGGCGCGTGAGCTTGCTGCTCTGCGCGCACGCGTAGTTGCACAGCTCGCACTTGTAAGGCCGCTCGCCGGTGTGGCTCCGCCGGTGCACCGTCAGGTTGCTGCAGTTCTTGAACACCTTGCCGCAGTACTCGCACGTGTCGCTGCGGCGGCCCTCCTTGGAGCTCGGCCGCCCGGGGCCCGGGCCGCCCAGGTGCGGCGTGCTGCCGCCGCTGGCCGTGCCGCTGCGGCCCGACAGCCCGCCGTCCAGCAGGTCCCCGGGCGGCGTGGAGAAGCGCAGGCTGCCGTTCTCGGACGAGTGCTCGGACGACGTGGCGAAGGGCGACTGGCGCGCGTCCGTGAAGCCCAGGAAGGGGTCCTTCATGAAGTGCCGCGACGCCGCGTAGCCCACGAGCCACTGCGAGTACACGTTCTCGGACGGGATGAGCGTGGCGGGCGGCAGCTCCAGGTCCTTCTCCACCTTGATGCGCTTGGCGGCGCTGTTGAGCCCGGGGCTGGGCAGCGGCGCCGGCTTGCGCGGGAACAGGCCCGGGAAGGGCTCGGCGCCTGGCGCGAAGCCGCCGCCGCGCCCGTTGACCGCGCCGCCCGGGCCCGCGTCGCCGCAGCCGCCCGCGTCGTCGTCGTCGCCCGCGTCGCCGCCGCCCGGCGCGCGCTTCAGGAAGGCGCCGCGCTTGGGCTTGTCGGCCAGCAGCTCGCCGTACTGCGGCAGCGCGCCCAGCCCCACGTTCTCCATGACCTTGCCCAGCACCAGCGCCTTCTCGTCGGCCAGCGCCTTGGCCGCGCCGCCCACGCCGCCCGCGCCCGCCACCCCGGCCACCCCGCCGCCGCCGTTCTCGCGGTTGCGGCTCAGCTCCGAGTCCATGCTGAAGCTCGACTCCGGCCGGCTCTCGTTCTCCAGcagcagctcctcctcctcctcctcctcctcctcgtcctcctcctcggGCTCGTGGCCCAGCGACGGGTCGCTCTCGTGGTGGCGGAAGTCGCCGTCGGCCGCCTTGAGGCCCTCGCCGGCCAGCTCGCTGGTGCCGGGCTCCGGGGAGCTGGCGGCCGAGAGGCCGTCGTCGGAGCGGCCGGCCAGCGAGCCGGCCTTGTGCATGTGCGTCTTCATGTGGCGCTTGAGCTTGCTCGCCTGCGAGCACGCGTGGTCGCACAGCTGGCACTTGTagggcttctcgcccgtgtggCTGCGCCGGTGCACGATGAGATTGCTCTGGAACTTGAACGTCTTGCCGCAGAACTCGCACGACTTGCTCTTGgccggcggctgcggcggcggcgtgCCCCCGGGCGGCATGGGCGGCAGCGGCGGCGTGCTCAGGAACGGGGACTTGGGGCTGGGCTGGAAGGGGTTCAGGAGCCGGTGCATAGGGTTGCCGCGGCCCGGCGACACGGGCGGCGGCGTGGAGCTGTTGCCCGCCAGCTCGCGGAGCCGCCGCGAGAAGTCCATGGCGGGCGAGTCGATGGCCATGGGGTTGAGGCGCATGACTCGGTCAAAGGCACTGGGGTGCTGGGCGACGAGCCCCATCTCCTCGGCACTGAGGCGGTGCGGGTCCAGGTGGTGGCGCGGCGGCGGGCTGAAGAGCGGCGGCGTGCCGGGCAGGCGGCCCTCGCCGAAGCCCGGGTGCTCCCGCAGGATGGGGCCCGTCATGCGCAGCAGGTTGAAGGGGTTGCTGTCGCCCAGGAAATTCATGAGCGGGGACTGGGCCACGGCCTCGGGCCCGAGCGGCGGCGGGATGGTGAGCCGCGGCGTGAGCGAGCTGCTGGCCGGCCCGGGCTCCAGGTAGATGCGGAAGCCGTGCGTGTTCTGCGCGTGCTGCAGCAGGAACCACGCGCTGTTGAAGGGCTGCTTGCATGTTGTGCAAATGTAGCTGGAAGGCTCATCTTTACCTGGGGAGACACACggacagaaaggcagagagagcgtgagaagcGGACGGGGCGCGCGCGCCGCGGGGCCACGGACCTGAAGGCGCGCGGTGGGGATGTAGGGGGgcggtggggcggtggggggagccGCGCGGCTCTGGAGGGCGGCCTCGGGGGGGCCCCTTCGGAGCAGGCCGAGGCCGGCGACGTGTTGGACGCTCCGGCCAAGGCTCCACGGGGCTGGAAGGCTGAGGCAAGCTGGCTCTGTGGGCAGGTTGCCCCCGCGGAGCCCAGATCGGCCACACGACCTCAGCAAGCAACCCCAAATTCCTAGGCTTCTGCTTGCTTTCCCTAAAGAAGAGGCGCTCTTATCCCCATTGCCTCAGAAGCCAAATGAGGCCGCGTTGGTGAGAATGACCGATGTCAACGAGAAAACAGCAGGGACACCACAACCGTGAGGGACCAGGATTTTATCCACCAAGGCCACTGGTGACATTTGGATCTCGATGactgtgttggggggagggggtcctgtGCCTTGTAGAATGTTCcgcagcatccctggcccccaccccctacAAGCCAGTCACACTCCCTCCCCCAGTTATGAGGATCACAGAACTCTCCAGGCGTTACCAAGTGTCCCCTGGTGGGGGCAAAACCGCAGctcaatgcccccccccccctttagaACCACTGGTTAGTCAACACTTGATCCAAGGAGGTTCTAAAACACACAAGTCACACTCAACTGCCTGGCAGACGTTGTTTTGAAGTGACATGGCTGATCCCTCTGCATCGTTTGGGATTTTTGCTATAGGACCCTCTAGGGTTTCACACACCACACTACATTCAGAAAGCACCATCAAATTTAAACGTGGATACGAAGGAACAGAAGGAATTCAGCATAAGAAGATCGCTGCTGTGTGGCGGCTGCCCCCCCCCATTCCTCCGATGGCCTCACACACAGAGGCCCCCCCCATTCCTCCCATGGCCCTAACCACGGAAGCCGGCCTCCACCGGCCGCTGGGAGGGGGCTGGATAGGGGGCCACCGGCCTCCATGAAGTCCTTTGCCAGAATGCTAACCGCACGGGGGAATGTCAAATCTGACGGGGTGGTCAGGATGAATGGTGGCAAGTGTGGATTTGTTACACACTGGCTCCCGTGGCGTCGGAAGCAAATCGTAGTGGACACTTGTGGGCACTGAGCCAAAAACGTTACTGTCTTTGTCCATCATCGGGGCCGTCACAAAATGGAGGCTGAATGCTTCAGCCAGAACCTGTCTCGTGGCCGCCGTCCTCACCCTGCGGGCCAAACTCGCTGCCTTTTCCATCTGAACCTCTGCTCGGGCTTCCTATAAAGGCGCAGGTGCGGGCGGGCCCTGCTTTCTACCCCGAGATTCGCTCGCTGGCcgggagggaaaagagaacaaG
This window harbors:
- the BCL11B gene encoding B-cell lymphoma/leukemia 11B isoform X2, producing MSRRKQGNPQHLSQRELITQADHVEAAILEEDEGLEIEEPSSLGLMVGGPDPDLLTCGQCQMNFPLGDILVFIEHKKKQCGGSLGACYDKGLDKGSPPPSSRSELRKVSEPVEIGIQVTPDEDDHLVSPTKGICPKQENIAGPCRPAQLPATAPIAASSHPHSSVITPPLRTLGAPPPCFPLPCCSARPVSGDGTQGEGQTEAPFGCQCQLSGKDEPSSYICTTCKQPFNSAWFLLQHAQNTHGFRIYLEPGPASSSLTPRLTIPPPLGPEAVAQSPLMNFLGDSNPFNLLRMTGPILREHPGFGEGRLPGTPPLFSPPPRHHLDPHRLSAEEMGLVAQHPSAFDRVMRLNPMAIDSPAMDFSRRLRELAGNSSTPPPVSPGRGNPMHRLLNPFQPSPKSPFLSTPPLPPMPPGGTPPPQPPAKSKSCEFCGKTFKFQSNLIVHRRSHTGEKPYKCQLCDHACSQASKLKRHMKTHMHKAGSLAGRSDDGLSAASSPEPGTSELAGEGLKAADGDFRHHESDPSLGHEPEEEDEEEEEEEEELLLENESRPESSFSMDSELSRNRENGGGGVAGVAGAGGVGGAAKALADEKALVLGKVMENVGLGALPQYGELLADKPKRGAFLKRAPGGGDAGDDDDAGGCGDAGPGGAVNGRGGGFAPGAEPFPGLFPRKPAPLPSPGLNSAAKRIKVEKDLELPPATLIPSENVYSQWLVGYAASRHFMKDPFLGFTDARQSPFATSSEHSSENGSLRFSTPPGDLLDGGLSGRSGTASGGSTPHLGGPGPGRPSSKEGRRSDTCEYCGKVFKNCSNLTVHRRSHTGERPYKCELCNYACAQSSKLTRHMKTHGQIGKEVYRCDICQMPFSVYSTLEKHMKKWHGEHLLTNDVKIEQAERS
- the BCL11B gene encoding B-cell lymphoma/leukemia 11B isoform X4; this translates as MSRRKQGNPQHLSQRELITQADHVEAAILEEDEGLEIEEPSSLGLMVGGPDPDLLTCGQCQMNFPLGDILVFIEHKKKQCGGSLGACYDKGLDKGSPPPSSRSELRKVSEPVEIGIQVTPDEDDHLVSPTKGICPKQENIAGKDEPSSYICTTCKQPFNSAWFLLQHAQNTHGFRIYLEPGPASSSLTPRLTIPPPLGPEAVAQSPLMNFLGDSNPFNLLRMTGPILREHPGFGEGRLPGTPPLFSPPPRHHLDPHRLSAEEMGLVAQHPSAFDRVMRLNPMAIDSPAMDFSRRLRELAGNSSTPPPVSPGRGNPMHRLLNPFQPSPKSPFLSTPPLPPMPPGGTPPPQPPAKSKSCEFCGKTFKFQSNLIVHRRSHTGEKPYKCQLCDHACSQASKLKRHMKTHMHKAGSLAGRSDDGLSAASSPEPGTSELAGEGLKAADGDFRHHESDPSLGHEPEEEDEEEEEEEEELLLENESRPESSFSMDSELSRNRENGGGGVAGVAGAGGVGGAAKALADEKALVLGKVMENVGLGALPQYGELLADKPKRGAFLKRAPGGGDAGDDDDAGGCGDAGPGGAVNGRGGGFAPGAEPFPGLFPRKPAPLPSPGLNSAAKRIKVEKDLELPPATLIPSENVYSQWLVGYAASRHFMKDPFLGFTDARQSPFATSSEHSSENGSLRFSTPPGDLLDGGLSGRSGTASGGSTPHLGGPGPGRPSSKEGRRSDTCEYCGKVFKNCSNLTVHRRSHTGERPYKCELCNYACAQSSKLTRHMKTHGQIGKEVYRCDICQMPFSVYSTLEKHMKKWHGEHLLTNDVKIEQAERS
- the BCL11B gene encoding B-cell lymphoma/leukemia 11B isoform X3 is translated as MSRRKQGNPQHLSQRELITPEADHVEAAILEEDEGLEIEEPSSLGLMVGGPDPDLLTCGQCQMNFPLGDILVFIEHKKKQCGGSLGACYDKGLDKGSPPPSSRSELRKVSEPVEIGIQVTPDEDDHLVSPTKGICPKQENIAGKDEPSSYICTTCKQPFNSAWFLLQHAQNTHGFRIYLEPGPASSSLTPRLTIPPPLGPEAVAQSPLMNFLGDSNPFNLLRMTGPILREHPGFGEGRLPGTPPLFSPPPRHHLDPHRLSAEEMGLVAQHPSAFDRVMRLNPMAIDSPAMDFSRRLRELAGNSSTPPPVSPGRGNPMHRLLNPFQPSPKSPFLSTPPLPPMPPGGTPPPQPPAKSKSCEFCGKTFKFQSNLIVHRRSHTGEKPYKCQLCDHACSQASKLKRHMKTHMHKAGSLAGRSDDGLSAASSPEPGTSELAGEGLKAADGDFRHHESDPSLGHEPEEEDEEEEEEEEELLLENESRPESSFSMDSELSRNRENGGGGVAGVAGAGGVGGAAKALADEKALVLGKVMENVGLGALPQYGELLADKPKRGAFLKRAPGGGDAGDDDDAGGCGDAGPGGAVNGRGGGFAPGAEPFPGLFPRKPAPLPSPGLNSAAKRIKVEKDLELPPATLIPSENVYSQWLVGYAASRHFMKDPFLGFTDARQSPFATSSEHSSENGSLRFSTPPGDLLDGGLSGRSGTASGGSTPHLGGPGPGRPSSKEGRRSDTCEYCGKVFKNCSNLTVHRRSHTGERPYKCELCNYACAQSSKLTRHMKTHGQIGKEVYRCDICQMPFSVYSTLEKHMKKWHGEHLLTNDVKIEQAERS
- the BCL11B gene encoding B-cell lymphoma/leukemia 11B isoform X1, which produces MSRRKQGNPQHLSQRELITPEADHVEAAILEEDEGLEIEEPSSLGLMVGGPDPDLLTCGQCQMNFPLGDILVFIEHKKKQCGGSLGACYDKGLDKGSPPPSSRSELRKVSEPVEIGIQVTPDEDDHLVSPTKGICPKQENIAGPCRPAQLPATAPIAASSHPHSSVITPPLRTLGAPPPCFPLPCCSARPVSGDGTQGEGQTEAPFGCQCQLSGKDEPSSYICTTCKQPFNSAWFLLQHAQNTHGFRIYLEPGPASSSLTPRLTIPPPLGPEAVAQSPLMNFLGDSNPFNLLRMTGPILREHPGFGEGRLPGTPPLFSPPPRHHLDPHRLSAEEMGLVAQHPSAFDRVMRLNPMAIDSPAMDFSRRLRELAGNSSTPPPVSPGRGNPMHRLLNPFQPSPKSPFLSTPPLPPMPPGGTPPPQPPAKSKSCEFCGKTFKFQSNLIVHRRSHTGEKPYKCQLCDHACSQASKLKRHMKTHMHKAGSLAGRSDDGLSAASSPEPGTSELAGEGLKAADGDFRHHESDPSLGHEPEEEDEEEEEEEEELLLENESRPESSFSMDSELSRNRENGGGGVAGVAGAGGVGGAAKALADEKALVLGKVMENVGLGALPQYGELLADKPKRGAFLKRAPGGGDAGDDDDAGGCGDAGPGGAVNGRGGGFAPGAEPFPGLFPRKPAPLPSPGLNSAAKRIKVEKDLELPPATLIPSENVYSQWLVGYAASRHFMKDPFLGFTDARQSPFATSSEHSSENGSLRFSTPPGDLLDGGLSGRSGTASGGSTPHLGGPGPGRPSSKEGRRSDTCEYCGKVFKNCSNLTVHRRSHTGERPYKCELCNYACAQSSKLTRHMKTHGQIGKEVYRCDICQMPFSVYSTLEKHMKKWHGEHLLTNDVKIEQAERS
- the BCL11B gene encoding B-cell lymphoma/leukemia 11B isoform X5, with translation MAMVVVGGGMGLSPRRAGWPTCLVGEEGRPEHLSLRVGGIARAPPPHFLKVQKRGSRRCVPAATIAERGLLVPVEELWNLSSWLPGYKIICPEFPRRGLAGEPQAGESGESGCCWECSKDEPSSYICTTCKQPFNSAWFLLQHAQNTHGFRIYLEPGPASSSLTPRLTIPPPLGPEAVAQSPLMNFLGDSNPFNLLRMTGPILREHPGFGEGRLPGTPPLFSPPPRHHLDPHRLSAEEMGLVAQHPSAFDRVMRLNPMAIDSPAMDFSRRLRELAGNSSTPPPVSPGRGNPMHRLLNPFQPSPKSPFLSTPPLPPMPPGGTPPPQPPAKSKSCEFCGKTFKFQSNLIVHRRSHTGEKPYKCQLCDHACSQASKLKRHMKTHMHKAGSLAGRSDDGLSAASSPEPGTSELAGEGLKAADGDFRHHESDPSLGHEPEEEDEEEEEEEEELLLENESRPESSFSMDSELSRNRENGGGGVAGVAGAGGVGGAAKALADEKALVLGKVMENVGLGALPQYGELLADKPKRGAFLKRAPGGGDAGDDDDAGGCGDAGPGGAVNGRGGGFAPGAEPFPGLFPRKPAPLPSPGLNSAAKRIKVEKDLELPPATLIPSENVYSQWLVGYAASRHFMKDPFLGFTDARQSPFATSSEHSSENGSLRFSTPPGDLLDGGLSGRSGTASGGSTPHLGGPGPGRPSSKEGRRSDTCEYCGKVFKNCSNLTVHRRSHTGERPYKCELCNYACAQSSKLTRHMKTHGQIGKEVYRCDICQMPFSVYSTLEKHMKKWHGEHLLTNDVKIEQAERS